CGTTCATGCGCTGGAGCAGCTCGCGCAGCGCGGGCTCCACGTGCTCGGAGCGGATGCGGTCGAACTGGGGAAATCCTTCGGTCTGAAGCAGCGGATTCTCGGCGACAGAGGCGTTCATGGCCCGCAAGGGTAAGACTCCCGCCCCGCGTTGGCAGCATTCTCGGAAGGCGAACCGGCCGAGCCGTCCGGGAGTGCACGTCCCCGAGGGCCCCCCTCCCCACGGGACTTCCCTCACCCGCCCCTCCATGCTTAGGGTGCCCCCGCTCCACCCCCGCCTCCGCCCCATGATGAGATCCTCATTGATGGCTCCCCTCCCCTCTCGCGTGCCTCCTCCGCGAGCGAGCCTGCTGCCTGGCGCGAGGCACGTCCTCCGCAACCCCCACTTCATCGTCCGGGCCGACGACTTCCTGGGCATCCTGCTCACCGAGCGCACGGAGGCCCCCTACGCCTCACTCCAGGAACTCGAGGATGTCATGGACGAGCTGTGCGACACCCTGGATGAGCAGGGGCGCGCGCGCTACGCCCTCCTGGCGGATCTCCGGGCTGCTCCTGGCCGCAATGATCCCGCCTTCGAGACCACCATGAATCGCCTCACTCCCCGGTGGTGCGAGGGCTTTCGCAAGGTGGGCGTGCTGGTGCAGACGGTGATCGGGCAGATGCAGGTGCAGCGCTACGCCCGGCAGGATGGCATCGAGCGGTTGATCACCACCGACGAGGCCCAACTGCTCGACTACCTCACCGCTGGGTGAACATCCCCCCGGGGACATGGCCGAAGAGGCGGCCCCTGAACTCGGCCCCCACGCCCCACTCCAGCCCGTGAATGGTGGCGTCGAGCAGCCCGGTGTCCACATGCTCCCAGGTGCGTCCGCCATCCTCGCTGTGGTGATACCAGTAGCCTCCCCCGTCCTTGAACGGATCGCTGGCATAGGTGAGCACGCGCACGGTGTCTCCCGACACGGCGAGGTCACGGACGTAGTGGGGCTGGTCCGTGATGGGCCTCCACTCCTCCCCCGGCGCATCGCGGCGGATGGCCAGCCACTCTCCCACCCGGCCGGCGAGCACGCCTCCATCCCCCGCCTGCAACACGGCCTCCGGCATGGGCTCGTACGTCCAGGTCCGGCCCTGGTCCGACAACCGGAAGAGCCCGCTGGGACCCAGGAGCCAGACGGTCCCATTCGGACCCGGCACGAGCCGGTCCCGGAGGAAATCCGGTTTGCCGGCGAGCGCCACGTTGGAGAACGTCTGTCCCCCATCCGTGCTGACCACCAGCATCCAGTCCGACAGCGCCCAGACCTCCCGCGGTGACACGGCGAGCAGCTCGCCCCACTGGGGAAGCACCCCACGCACCTCCCAGGAGTCCCCCTCGTCGACCGAGCGGATGACCTGATAGATGCGCTCGTCGCTCCTGCCCACCTCGACGGGTTTGGAGAGCACCCCGAACCATGCGCCCCTGGCACTGCTCAGATCCAACACGATCCCGTCGAAGAACGACACGAGGCGCACCCCATGGCGGCTCATCCGCCAGAGCGCACTCGACCTGGCATCCCAATGCCGGGTGATGAACGCGGAGTGGTCACCCACGAAGACCTCATCATGAAGGCCCCACCCGGGCTCCTCCGGTCCCACGGGCATCCACCTGCTGTTGCCCATGCCGATGCCCCACCCCTCACGCAGCGTTTCACGACCCCAGATATAGGCACCTCCGCCCAGGCAGAGCAGGCAGGGTGAGAACAGGAGCACCAGCAGCACCTTGAGCAGATGGCGCATCATGGTCAGTGCATCCCTCCATCCCACCAGCGCTGGTACATGAATGACTTCACCTCGCGATCCATCCGCTCGGCCTGGTCCTGAAGCTCCTGCCGGACCTGGGACGAAGTCGCATTGACGATGGTCGCCACATCCTTGGACCCCACCCGGTCGAGGACCTCGAGGATCTGCTCCAACCCATCCTTGTTGAGCAGATCCTGGAGGTCCGGTGTGGTGAGGATGGTCGTCAAATCCTGCGTGGACAGGGAGAGCAGCCCTGCTTCCAGATAGGCCGTCACGTGGGTCTTGTAGGCGAACTTCCGGAAGTCCTCCGGCTGGCGTTCGAGCTTGGCGAATTCCAATCCGTCCTCCCGGCGCGCCTTTTCCATCTCCACCTGAAGCAGCTTCAGCGCCTTGTCGCGCCACTCGAGGCCGGCGAGCGACAACTGCTCGGGCCCCAGCGCCGAAAAGGCCCGGACGTACTTGTCGCCGTATTGCAGGTAGTACGGAGGCGGCTGCACGCCCGGATTGCGCGCACGGAAGTCCTCCTCCCTCCTGCGGTAGTAATCCACCCTTCCCGTGGGCACCTCGCGCGGCGAGTTGGCGCCCGGCGAAGCAGCGGGAGCCTGGGAGAGGGTGTTGCGCTCGGGCGCGGCCAGGGTCCTGATCCCCGGTGCGTTCGGGAGAGGCGGCGCCGCGCCCTGGGTCGCGACGGTTTCATCCAGGGAGGGAGCGGTTGCACCGGCACGGCCGGTCACGGGAAGGGACATGACAGTTCCTGAAGGGGGTTTTCACCCACCCAGAGCAAGGCGCCTGCCACGGACCGCTTCCTCTGGTACACCCTCCGCGCCGACCTCCGACGAATCCACGCCGTGGATGGAGCCTCCCGCGGTGTGGATGGGCTCACGAGTTCGGGTGACCTCGACTGAAGGAGCTGACCGCCATGAAGCCCCCCATCGGACGCGATACCCAGCTGTGCATGTCACTGGCGGCAAGGCCCGGCAACTTCGGCTCCCGCTTCCACAACCACCTCTACGAGGCGCTGGGCCTCGACTATGTGTACAAGGCCTTCACGACCCGGGATCTGCCCGCGGCGATCGGCGGCATCCGCGCGCTCGGCATCCGCGGCTGCGCCATCTCCATGCCGTTCAAGGAGGCGGTGATTCCGCTGCTCGATGGGCTGGAGGCCTCGGCCAGGGCCATCGACTCGGTCAACACCGTCGTGAACGATGGCGGCCGGCTCACCGGGTACAACACCGACTATGTCGCGGTGCGCGGGCTCATCGAACGGGCCCAGCTCGCTCCGGACACGCCCTTCCTGCTGCGCGGCAGCGGTGGCATGGCGAAGGCGGTGGCCGCCGCGTTCCGGGACGCCGGGCTACGGGCCGGCACGATCATCGCCCGGAACGAGGCCGCTGGCACCGCGCTCGCCCGGACCTATGGCTACCGCTGGCAGGCCGAGCTTCCCGACGCGCCGGCCCCGCTCCTGGTGAATGTCACGCCCCTGGGCATGGCGGGCGCCGACCAGGAGGCGCTCGCCTTCCCCGAGCCCCTCATCGCCGCGTGTGACATCGCCTTCGACGTCGTCGCGCTGCCCATCGAGACGCCGTTCCTCGAGCGGGCCCGCGCGCTCGGCAAGCGTCTCATCTCCGGCGGCGAAGTCGCCATGCTCCAGGCGTTGGAGCAGTTCATCCTCTACACCGGCGTCACACCAACGGAAGAGCAGGCACGAGCGGCGGCGGCCTTCGCCCGGGGCTGAGGCCTGCGAGCGCCCTGGACGGACATGCCACGTAAAAAAGCGCTGGCACTGACGCATCAATGCCTCGCCCAGGCGCCCCCCTCGCCACCCCGCTCGACGAAGCCCTGCCAGTCTCGCGCTCCGGCTGTGCTGAAGCGGGAGAAGAGCCAAACGCGGCTCGGTGAAGTTTGTCCATGGACTCGAAGTGGTACGCCGGGGTCGATCCAGCTAACCTCGCCCCATGTTCACTTTTGGCCAGCGAATCCTGCGGTCGTTCGTCTCGCTCATGAGTGGATGGGGTTGCGCACTCCTGGCGTATGTCGCCACGTTGGCCGTGCGCGGGGAGGTGTCCGAAGTGGGCGCGGTCGCGGCCTGGACGCTCGCTTTCGCGCTGATCGGGTGGGGAGTTGTGGGCCTTCCCCTCGTGAGGTTCATCGATGTGCGCAGCCGGATCTTCCAGGCATGGTGGGGGCCGCTCCTCGGCGCGACGGTTGCGTTCTGTACGTTCCTGTTCCTGGCTGGCCGATGGTTCAAGCCAGGCACCATGGAGTTCAATCTGTTCTCTGGCTTCGCGGCGATTACCGGGGGCGTGGCCTGGCGCGTGTACGCAATGCTCGGGCGAATTCGGAGCGAGGTCCCTCCGAACTCGCAACCGCAGTAGCGGTAGTGCTTCGCGTCAGAACTTCACACCCGAAATGGCCGCCGAGATATCCATCGGAGGGAAGAGCGCGCCGATGCCCTGGCCAGTGGTGAGCGGATTGTAGCCGTACACCAAGACCCCGGCCCCGCTGTTCACCGCCACGTAAGCCTCATACGCGGGAAACCCATCGTGCTTGCCGGACAGGGAGCAGGTGCGCGCGATGGGATCAATCAGGAAGGTCACATCGGAGTCGATCGCTGGCGCGAAGGTCACCAGCGGATTCGAGGCCGCCGTTTTGAATTTGATGCCGATGAGCGAGCCCGAGCGTGAAACGGGTCCATTGGTCAGCTCGGAGGTCGGAGCCGTGTCGCTCGATTCCACGGCCCCCGTCGAGCAGTCGACCTCGTGCGTGGCCCCCACATGCTTCCAATTGATTGTCTGCTTCAACGAGGAGACCTCGACCTCGATCTCCTGATGAGTCCGGTGTGAGGCGCTGATCTCGTTGGAGAAGCCCCGGCCGTCCCCCGTGAAGCACTCCGAGCCGGGAGGCCCGTCCACCTTCGCCATGGGAATGAAGGTGTTCCACCACACCTTCACCCTGTTGACTGGAACGATCGCCGCCTTGAGCGAATTGAACAGAGCCGTGGTCGGCGAGTTCATGCACTGAAGCGTGGACTCGGGATTGCCAGTCAACGTTTTCCAGGTGTTGTCACTCACGACGCCATCAATGGGCAGCCGGAGACGGCTCTGGAGGAGTTTGACCGACTCGATGGTTTTCGATCCGTAGAAGCCGTCCGCAGTACCTTTGAAGAGTCCCGCGATCTGAAGGCGCCGCTGCAACTCCTCCACCGCCGAGCCCTTCGAGCCTAGTTGCAGCTTGTTCACGGAGCTGGCAACAGCCTTCGAATTGGGCTTCATCCGGTTTTGGTTCTGCCTCATCGCACGGCCCCCCCTTTGAGTGTCTCTTCTCTGGAGTGATTTCACTCCCTCTTCCAGCAGCCCGTCTCGGCGCCCTGGACTGTACTCTACCCAACGCAACCACACCAGAGAACCCACTCGTGGCCCACCACGGCACGAAAAGGTCTACGACCTCTCGACGACGCCCAGCCAAGGGGATGAAGGTCATGGCAGCGACACGCAGAGTGGTCCTCGCGGGAGGCAGTGGGTTCCTGGGACGTTCGCTCGCCAGGGCATTGGAGGCGCGAGGCTACGAGCCGGTCATCCTCACCCGCTCGCCCCGGCCCGGCCCCACACGCGAGGTAGCCTGGGACGGAAAGACCGTGGGCCCCTGGTGCTCCGAGATCGAGGGGGCCGCAGCCGTGGTCAACCTCGCTGGCCGGAGCGTGGACTGCCGCTACACCCCCGAGAACCGGCGGGAGATCCTCGCCTCGCGGCTCGACTCGGTGCGAGTGCTGGGCGAAGCCCTCCGTCAGTGCGCATCCCCTCCTCCAGTGTGGATCCAGGCCGTGTCGCTCGCCATCCTGGGCAACTCGGGTGACTCCCCACGCGACGAGAACTCCCCACCGGGCTCGGGGTTCTCGGTGGACGTGTGCCGCCAGTGGGAGGCCGCCTGCGCCGAGCAGCACCTGCCCGCCACTCGAATGGTCCTGCTGCGCATCGGCTTCGCCCTGGGCCGTGACGGAGGCGCTCTGGACAAGCTCGCGCGGCTCACCCGCTGGGGGCTCGGCGGCAGCGTGGGCACGGGGCAACAGTACGTGAGCTGGCTACACATCGAGGATCTCGATGCCCTCGTTCTCAGGGCCATCGAGGACCCCTCCATGCACGGGGTGTACAACGCCACCGGGCCCTCGCCCGTCACCAACGCGGAGTTCATGCGCACGCTACGCCACGTGCTGCACCGCCCCTGGAGTCCTCCCGTCCCCGCGTGGGCCGTGCGTCTGGGCGCCCGGCTGATGGGCACCGAGGCCGAGCTGGCCCTGAGCGGACGGCGCGGCCTGCCCCGACGCCTGCAGGAGGAGGGATTCGTGTTCCGCCACACGGACCTCTCGCGAGCCCTGAAGGACCTCTACGGCAAGACGTGAGCCGCGGCGTCACATCGTGCGCATGCGCACCCGGCGCGACGGCCCTGAGTGCTTCCGGGGTGGTCTCGTGCCGCCTGGCCATGGCGGGAGCGAACAACGTCACGGCAGCCGTGGGCGGCGGCTGCTGATCGAGTCCCTGCACGGTGACCTCACCAAAGCTGGCCGCCCCTCCCGCGCTGACTCCGTTACAACGCCTTCACCTGGACCACGAGCGTATCCGAGCTCACGTTGCCGCTCGCATCCCGGGCCTCGAGGCCAATGGAGTGAAGGCCCGCTGGCAGCCGGACGGTGACGACCTGTCCCGAGATGGACGGACAGCTCACGCCGGACTCCGAGGTCGCGCCCGAGGGCAGACGCCAGGTGAACGTGGTGCCCTGACCCGACAGGTTCCGCGAGGCCGAGGCGTCGAGGGTCACCAGCGAACCGCCGCCCGCCGAGGACTCGGTGCGGCACTGGTCCGCGCCCGCGTTGGCCACCACGTTGCCCAGGAAGTCGGCCACCGGGAGCTTGACGCGCACGGGGTTCTCCCAGACGTAGGCGATGGGCGTGGAGGACCGCGTGAAGCCCGCGAGGGACAAGCTCGCGTTGATGCTGTAGGCCCGCCGACCATCCGTGTGCGAGTACTCGTAGAGGCCCACGGTCTTCGCCGGCAGGGGGCTGGTGCCAGGCGGCAGCGCATGGAAGAGGACGTCGGGCATGGAGCCGCCCACGACCAGCCGGCGCCCGGTGCCGCAGGACGGAACATTCCATCCCACGGGCACGGTCCCCGGTGCCTGACGGTCGGGCGCGAGGAAGGGCGCCGCCAGGGGCGCGGACCCAGGCGCCACGCCCTTCTTGGTCACGAAAGTGCCCGGCAGGCTCGTGCCCAGATCATAGACAGGCACGGGCAGCACCAGCCGCGAGTCCTCGACGTTGAGGCGGTACATGATCTGGTTGTAGTTGTACCGGGGAGTGATCACCGCCGGGTTCGTATAGGTGTCGGTATGGGTCGCCTCGAGGAACATCGTGCGGCCCCCGTCCGGCGAGAGGTAGGGATGCACGTAGGGGTTGTAGAACGTGTAGTTGTCGTGGGTGATGATCTTCCGGGCGTTGACCCAGGGGCCCATGGGGGTGTCGCCCTCGGCGTACCAGATCTCTCCCAGCAAGGACGTGCTGCCATACTGCTGCTGCGAGATGGAGACGAACCGGCCCCGGTACTCGTTCCAGGTGATGGTGCTGCCCACCAGGAGGAGGCTCCCGCCCGTGGCCGCGTCCCGCGTCTGTCCCGCGAGCGACTGGCCCATGTCGAGGCCCGCGTTCTTGACGTCCTCGGCGGTCGTCCTCTTCACGCCCTTCTTCCAACCATAGACGAGCGTGCCATCGGAGGCCTTCTCCAGCGCGCCCGAGCCGTCCGTCTTGTACGCGCTGAAGGACTCGTACGTGGACTTGTCCAGCAGGGCCTCGGCTGTCGCGGGGATGCGCAGGTACGCCCCGAAGTGGGCGTACTCGCGCTCCGGCGCCCGGAAGCGGATGGCCTGCCCTCCGCTCGGGAACTCGAAGTTGGCGCCGTAATAGTCGGTGATGACCCGCTCGAAGGTTTGCGTGGTGTCATTGAAGCGCAGCAGGCCCTGGGTGCCCGGGCCGGGATTCGCCACCCCGGCCTTCATGTAACCAGCGAACAAGCGCTCCTGGCCGCTCGCATCGGGAACCGACACCAGCGCCCCCAGCCAGGTGGGATTGCTCGTGGGCGCGAACTCCTCGACGATGCCCCGGGAGAAACCATCCGAGCCCGTGTAGTACGTCTGGTTGACGCCCAACTGGGGGTTCAACCCGCCGGAGGCAGGCAGGTCCGAGAGCGCCGCCGAGGTGCGGAAGTTGCCGAGGGGATAGGCGGGACGATCCGTGTCTCCCCAGGTCCAGAAGATCTTCCCCTTGTACACGGTGGAGATGACCGAGTCCTGGCCGTAGACCTTGCCA
The Cystobacter fuscus DSM 2262 DNA segment above includes these coding regions:
- a CDS encoding WD40/YVTN/BNR-like repeat-containing protein, which codes for MMRHLLKVLLVLLFSPCLLCLGGGAYIWGRETLREGWGIGMGNSRWMPVGPEEPGWGLHDEVFVGDHSAFITRHWDARSSALWRMSRHGVRLVSFFDGIVLDLSSARGAWFGVLSKPVEVGRSDERIYQVIRSVDEGDSWEVRGVLPQWGELLAVSPREVWALSDWMLVVSTDGGQTFSNVALAGKPDFLRDRLVPGPNGTVWLLGPSGLFRLSDQGRTWTYEPMPEAVLQAGDGGVLAGRVGEWLAIRRDAPGEEWRPITDQPHYVRDLAVSGDTVRVLTYASDPFKDGGGYWYHHSEDGGRTWEHVDTGLLDATIHGLEWGVGAEFRGRLFGHVPGGMFTQR
- a CDS encoding shikimate 5-dehydrogenase, which encodes MKPPIGRDTQLCMSLAARPGNFGSRFHNHLYEALGLDYVYKAFTTRDLPAAIGGIRALGIRGCAISMPFKEAVIPLLDGLEASARAIDSVNTVVNDGGRLTGYNTDYVAVRGLIERAQLAPDTPFLLRGSGGMAKAVAAAFRDAGLRAGTIIARNEAAGTALARTYGYRWQAELPDAPAPLLVNVTPLGMAGADQEALAFPEPLIAACDIAFDVVALPIETPFLERARALGKRLISGGEVAMLQALEQFILYTGVTPTEEQARAAAAFARG
- a CDS encoding peptidoglycan-binding protein; its protein translation is MRQNQNRMKPNSKAVASSVNKLQLGSKGSAVEELQRRLQIAGLFKGTADGFYGSKTIESVKLLQSRLRLPIDGVVSDNTWKTLTGNPESTLQCMNSPTTALFNSLKAAIVPVNRVKVWWNTFIPMAKVDGPPGSECFTGDGRGFSNEISASHRTHQEIEVEVSSLKQTINWKHVGATHEVDCSTGAVESSDTAPTSELTNGPVSRSGSLIGIKFKTAASNPLVTFAPAIDSDVTFLIDPIARTCSLSGKHDGFPAYEAYVAVNSGAGVLVYGYNPLTTGQGIGALFPPMDISAAISGVKF
- a CDS encoding TIGR01777 family oxidoreductase, with the translated sequence MAATRRVVLAGGSGFLGRSLARALEARGYEPVILTRSPRPGPTREVAWDGKTVGPWCSEIEGAAAVVNLAGRSVDCRYTPENRREILASRLDSVRVLGEALRQCASPPPVWIQAVSLAILGNSGDSPRDENSPPGSGFSVDVCRQWEAACAEQHLPATRMVLLRIGFALGRDGGALDKLARLTRWGLGGSVGTGQQYVSWLHIEDLDALVLRAIEDPSMHGVYNATGPSPVTNAEFMRTLRHVLHRPWSPPVPAWAVRLGARLMGTEAELALSGRRGLPRRLQEEGFVFRHTDLSRALKDLYGKT
- a CDS encoding ricin-type beta-trefoil lectin domain protein, whose amino-acid sequence is MSERLLPSPWRGCVSVLSLVLLHCAPAPEGASLETGTRLSALASTVIHPLVNTALCLEAGPASSSNGLQAMIAHCTGAASQTWTYTGGTLRVGNRCLDVNAGVDANGTRVQLWDCQSGNANQQWERRGNRWVWRGHDKCLHVDGSKGTAGTVVHLWTCDLQAGQGWVDGGTGACQALPTTTPPADPGKGMPAKDPVLTGQTHRYFKITVLDAATRSPIAGAQLKTVNKVIHVSDNHGVVAFYEPGSMDQDVWFHITREGYEVPADFFGYRGKAFRPVEGGSAEVTMNKVGTAPAMNVGDLQSRLVTNTVPGPDRCLTLRLYDKENNRGIPLVSFTTAWGQYFTDSQGLIAYCDPDHMGSVAYTLASHGYKTLTGTVNVAWGTKVELALERQNIAERLYRTTGGGIYRDSILLGYKTPLAQPLLNGKVYGQDSVISTVYKGKIFWTWGDTDRPAYPLGNFRTSAALSDLPASGGLNPQLGVNQTYYTGSDGFSRGIVEEFAPTSNPTWLGALVSVPDASGQERLFAGYMKAGVANPGPGTQGLLRFNDTTQTFERVITDYYGANFEFPSGGQAIRFRAPEREYAHFGAYLRIPATAEALLDKSTYESFSAYKTDGSGALEKASDGTLVYGWKKGVKRTTAEDVKNAGLDMGQSLAGQTRDAATGGSLLLVGSTITWNEYRGRFVSISQQQYGSTSLLGEIWYAEGDTPMGPWVNARKIITHDNYTFYNPYVHPYLSPDGGRTMFLEATHTDTYTNPAVITPRYNYNQIMYRLNVEDSRLVLPVPVYDLGTSLPGTFVTKKGVAPGSAPLAAPFLAPDRQAPGTVPVGWNVPSCGTGRRLVVGGSMPDVLFHALPPGTSPLPAKTVGLYEYSHTDGRRAYSINASLSLAGFTRSSTPIAYVWENPVRVKLPVADFLGNVVANAGADQCRTESSAGGGSLVTLDASASRNLSGQGTTFTWRLPSGATSESGVSCPSISGQVVTVRLPAGLHSIGLEARDASGNVSSDTLVVQVKAL